A DNA window from Sulfitobacter sp. BSw21498 contains the following coding sequences:
- a CDS encoding substrate-binding domain-containing protein — protein sequence MSLVKITTSALAIAAVSATAAAARDQVQVAGSSTVLPYASIVAEAFGENFDFPTPVVESGGSSAGLKRFCEGVGENTIDVANASRQIKDSEIEVCAANGVTDIIEVQIGYDGIVFASDINGNTFEFTPEDWYKALSAEVVVDGSIVANPNKMWSDVNASFPDQPIQAYIPGTKHGTREVFEEKVILAGCEATGDFEAFKAANGDDKKAAEKACISLRTDGVSVDIDGDYTETLARIESNKDGIGVFGLAFYENNTDKLTVANMGGVEPTVETISSGDYPVSRPLFFYVKKAHIGVIPGLKEYAEFFVADEIAGPDGPLAEYGLVADPELAKTQSVVADETVLGSGS from the coding sequence ATGTCGCTCGTTAAAATCACCACTTCCGCGCTGGCCATTGCCGCCGTATCCGCAACTGCCGCTGCCGCGCGTGATCAGGTACAGGTTGCCGGTTCGTCCACTGTTCTGCCCTATGCGTCCATCGTTGCCGAAGCCTTTGGCGAAAACTTCGATTTTCCGACACCTGTTGTTGAATCCGGTGGCTCCTCGGCGGGTCTCAAGCGTTTTTGTGAAGGTGTGGGCGAAAACACAATCGACGTAGCAAACGCCTCGCGCCAGATCAAAGACTCCGAAATTGAAGTCTGCGCTGCAAACGGTGTGACAGACATCATCGAAGTTCAGATCGGCTATGACGGGATCGTGTTCGCTTCTGACATTAACGGCAACACGTTCGAATTCACCCCAGAAGACTGGTACAAAGCGCTGTCCGCCGAAGTTGTTGTAGACGGAAGCATTGTCGCCAACCCCAACAAAATGTGGTCCGACGTCAATGCCAGCTTCCCCGACCAGCCGATCCAAGCCTATATCCCCGGCACGAAGCATGGCACGCGCGAAGTTTTCGAAGAAAAAGTGATCCTGGCAGGCTGTGAAGCCACTGGCGATTTCGAAGCTTTCAAAGCAGCGAACGGCGACGACAAGAAAGCGGCTGAAAAAGCATGTATTTCCCTGCGCACCGATGGTGTGTCCGTGGACATTGACGGTGACTACACCGAAACGCTTGCCCGCATCGAAAGCAACAAAGACGGCATCGGCGTATTCGGTCTGGCGTTCTACGAGAACAACACAGACAAGCTAACCGTTGCCAACATGGGCGGCGTCGAGCCCACAGTTGAAACCATCTCGAGCGGCGACTACCCGGTATCGCGCCCGCTGTTCTTTTACGTCAAGAAAGCACACATCGGCGTGATCCCAGGCTTGAAAGAATACGCTGAATTCTTCGTGGCGGACGAGATTGCAGGCCCCGACGGTCCTTTGGCCGAATACGGTCTGGTTGCCGATCCAGAGCTGGCGAAAACACAGTCGGTTGTTGCTGACGAAACTGTATTGGGCAGCGGTTCCTAA
- the pstA gene encoding phosphate ABC transporter permease PstA produces the protein MTDMPNPAKPRQSLLKPDARTVKRNRAEARFKAYGIAAIAVGLLMLAILLTTIIGRGAGAFQQTFLTLNVQLLEEKLDKTGNRDIEEIKKVSTFGYAPLMAAALDAKVAKAGITTDLKPKEMGAIISKDAAAQLRDFVLANPELIGTAVDFEFLTNSRVDGYLKGRVTRESIANDKSINTEQLDLVDALIADGALDKRFNVDFITGSDASDARPEAAGMGVSMIGSLFMMLVVLALALPIGVAASIYLEEFAPKNLLTDIIEVNISNLAAVPSIVFGILGLAVFINYMHLPNSAPLVGGLVLTLMTLPTIIISTRASLKSVPPSIRDAALGVGASKMQSVFHHVLPLAAPGILTGTIIGLAQALGETAPLLLIGMVGFIASNPPDGIASGLMDPNSAMPAQIYEWAKRADPAFYERAWGGIIILLVFLITMNAIAVMLRRRFERRW, from the coding sequence ATGACCGATATGCCCAACCCCGCAAAGCCGCGCCAATCGCTGCTGAAACCAGATGCACGTACTGTAAAACGCAACCGCGCCGAAGCCCGGTTCAAAGCCTATGGCATCGCCGCCATTGCTGTCGGCCTGCTGATGCTTGCGATCTTGCTGACCACAATCATCGGCCGCGGCGCAGGAGCGTTTCAACAGACATTTCTGACGCTGAACGTTCAGCTGCTTGAGGAAAAGCTGGACAAAACCGGTAATCGTGACATCGAAGAGATCAAGAAGGTCTCGACCTTTGGCTATGCTCCGTTGATGGCTGCCGCACTGGATGCCAAAGTCGCAAAAGCCGGGATCACCACAGATTTGAAGCCCAAGGAAATGGGTGCGATCATCTCTAAAGATGCGGCGGCACAGCTGCGCGACTTTGTGTTGGCGAACCCCGAACTGATCGGGACTGCGGTGGATTTCGAATTCCTGACCAACAGCCGCGTCGACGGATACCTGAAGGGCCGTGTAACCCGCGAGAGCATCGCCAACGACAAAAGCATCAACACAGAGCAGCTTGATCTGGTGGATGCGCTGATTGCGGACGGGGCGCTGGACAAGCGGTTTAACGTCGACTTTATCACTGGTTCTGACGCGTCGGACGCACGGCCAGAAGCCGCCGGCATGGGCGTTTCGATGATCGGATCGCTGTTCATGATGCTGGTAGTGCTGGCGCTGGCACTGCCCATTGGGGTCGCTGCGTCGATCTACCTAGAGGAATTCGCGCCCAAGAACCTGCTGACAGACATCATCGAGGTGAATATTTCTAACCTCGCAGCGGTGCCGTCTATTGTGTTCGGTATTCTGGGTCTGGCGGTCTTTATCAACTATATGCACCTGCCAAACTCCGCCCCGCTGGTGGGTGGGCTGGTCCTGACGTTGATGACGTTGCCCACGATCATTATTTCGACCCGCGCGTCTTTGAAGTCGGTGCCCCCCAGTATCCGTGACGCGGCGTTGGGGGTAGGGGCATCCAAAATGCAATCGGTGTTCCACCACGTGCTGCCCCTTGCCGCACCCGGCATCCTGACCGGCACGATCATCGGTCTGGCCCAAGCCCTTGGCGAAACGGCCCCTTTGCTGCTGATCGGTATGGTGGGCTTTATCGCGTCGAACCCGCCTGACGGCATTGCATCGGGTCTGATGGACCCCAACTCTGCCATGCCGGCGCAAATCTACGAATGGGCGAAACGCGCTGATCCGGCATTCTATGAACGTGCTTGGGGCGGTATCATCATCCTGCTGGTCTTTTTGATCACCATGAACGCCATCGCCGTCATGTTGCGGCGCAGGTTCGAGCGGCGCTGGTAA
- the pstC gene encoding phosphate ABC transporter permease subunit PstC, producing MRDLFNVGSTTLLVVVVLILTVLAFGLVRSRAMSSVSGDSRKLHSLPNYYGYNAAMLTAIPALFVLAIWMLVQPMLIQNAVIDMIPQSAVNEGSSVNLVMSDVRRVANGLDAAVQSGTLDADSARDLDVTATDVRALLAGNGVALGSDVTPEVLAAAQRYRSMEVTGRWLMIAVISVLVLGGMFIALRTARADFRARNTVERFLLGLLILAASLAILTTVGIVLSMLFETLNFFRLHPWQDFFLGTTWAPNFRGDSELSILPLLWGTLYISIIALLVAVPIGLFAAIYLSEYANSKVRAFAKPLLEILAGIPTIVYGLFALLTVGPFLVKVFGRGDDGLLGVDWMSGATSVLTAGLVMGIMLIPFVSSLSDDIINAVPQSMRDGSFGLGATHSETIRQVVLPAALPGIVGAVLLAASRAIGETMIVVLGAGAIARISGNPLDAMTTITTRIVSQLTGDTDFASPETLVAFALGLTLFVLTLGLNVLALLIVRKYREQYE from the coding sequence ATGCGCGATTTATTCAATGTGGGTTCAACCACGCTCTTAGTTGTCGTTGTTTTGATATTAACAGTCCTTGCCTTTGGTCTGGTACGCAGCCGGGCCATGTCGTCTGTTTCGGGCGATTCGCGCAAGCTGCACTCCCTCCCGAATTATTATGGCTATAACGCCGCGATGCTCACCGCCATTCCGGCGCTGTTTGTGCTGGCGATCTGGATGCTGGTCCAGCCGATGCTGATCCAGAACGCGGTGATCGACATGATCCCGCAAAGTGCCGTGAACGAAGGGTCTTCGGTCAATCTGGTCATGAGCGACGTGCGCCGCGTGGCCAACGGGCTGGATGCTGCCGTGCAAAGCGGCACGCTGGATGCCGACAGCGCCCGCGATTTGGATGTGACCGCCACCGATGTACGTGCGCTTCTGGCGGGGAACGGCGTTGCACTTGGCTCTGACGTCACGCCAGAGGTACTGGCGGCAGCGCAACGCTATCGCAGCATGGAGGTCACCGGCCGTTGGCTGATGATCGCTGTGATCAGCGTGCTTGTATTGGGCGGGATGTTTATCGCGCTGCGCACCGCGCGCGCTGATTTTCGGGCGCGCAATACGGTTGAACGGTTTCTGCTGGGGTTGCTCATCCTTGCTGCGTCGCTGGCGATCCTGACAACCGTGGGCATCGTGCTGTCGATGCTGTTCGAGACATTGAACTTCTTCCGCCTGCATCCGTGGCAGGATTTCTTCCTAGGCACGACATGGGCTCCGAACTTTCGTGGCGACAGTGAACTGTCGATCCTGCCGCTGCTGTGGGGCACCTTGTATATCTCGATCATCGCTTTGCTGGTGGCTGTGCCGATCGGTCTTTTTGCCGCGATCTACCTGTCTGAATACGCCAACAGCAAAGTACGCGCCTTTGCCAAACCCCTGTTAGAAATCCTCGCGGGCATCCCGACCATCGTTTACGGTCTGTTTGCCCTGCTGACGGTCGGTCCGTTTCTGGTCAAAGTCTTTGGGCGTGGCGACGACGGACTGCTGGGTGTCGACTGGATGAGTGGGGCCACATCTGTTCTGACGGCAGGGCTGGTCATGGGCATCATGCTGATCCCGTTTGTCTCGTCGCTCAGCGATGACATCATCAACGCGGTACCACAGTCGATGCGCGACGGGTCGTTCGGTCTGGGGGCAACCCATTCGGAAACCATCCGCCAAGTTGTGCTTCCTGCCGCACTGCCGGGCATCGTGGGGGCCGTGTTGCTCGCGGCAAGCCGTGCCATCGGCGAGACGATGATCGTTGTGCTGGGGGCAGGGGCTATCGCCCGCATCTCGGGCAATCCGCTTGATGCGATGACCACCATCACCACCCGCATTGTCAGCCAGCTGACAGGGGATACCGACTTTGCCAGCCCTGAAACGCTGGTCGCCTTTGCCCTTGGTCTGACGCTGTTTGTGTTAACCTTGGGGCTGAACGTTCTAGCGCTTCTGATCGTGCGCAAATACCGGGAGCAGTACGAATGA